Proteins encoded by one window of Simiduia curdlanivorans:
- a CDS encoding NUDIX domain-containing protein, producing MDNYWAPHITVAVILEQDGKYLFVRENTDQGIRINQPAGHVEAGESLAQAACRETLEETGYKVTLAGFVSLSSYTAPSNGTTYFRATFSAKDAKQVPGARLDPDIIEPIWLSREELEQQKAAWRSPLVADVLDQYIKHGAQSLELGTLHR from the coding sequence ATGGATAATTACTGGGCTCCTCATATCACTGTTGCCGTCATTCTCGAACAGGACGGTAAATACCTTTTCGTGCGTGAAAATACGGACCAAGGTATCCGCATTAATCAACCCGCGGGGCATGTGGAAGCCGGAGAATCCTTGGCCCAGGCTGCATGTCGAGAAACCCTTGAGGAAACAGGTTATAAGGTGACTCTGGCAGGATTCGTCAGCTTATCCAGCTATACCGCACCCAGCAACGGCACCACTTATTTCCGTGCCACTTTTAGCGCAAAGGATGCAAAGCAGGTTCCCGGGGCGAGGCTAGACCCAGACATTATTGAACCTATCTGGCTTTCGCGTGAGGAGTTAGAGCAGCAAAAAGCAGCGTGGCGTAGCCCACTCGTCGCCGATGTCCTCGATCAATATATCAAGCATGGCGCACAATCACTGGAGCTTGGTACCTTGCACAGGTAA
- a CDS encoding pseudouridine synthase, whose amino-acid sequence MTNLILLNKPYQMMCQFTDTNARRTLAELVQLPNFYPAGRLDFDSEGLVLLTNDGLLQNKIADPRHKLPKTYWVQVEGELDVDALDELRRGVQLKDGLTKPAQAKLIAPPSLWDRTPPVRYRKAIPDSWLELTITEGKNRQVRRMTAAVGHPTLRLVRVAIGPWQLGDMQPGDQRFESVPLSGENTNLQNRPHKKATTRKRTGKTRSHKHG is encoded by the coding sequence GTGACAAACCTGATTTTACTGAACAAACCTTACCAAATGATGTGTCAATTCACTGACACAAACGCAAGGCGCACCTTGGCCGAACTTGTGCAGCTACCGAATTTCTACCCGGCGGGACGGCTAGACTTTGATTCCGAAGGCTTAGTCTTACTAACCAATGACGGCCTATTGCAAAACAAGATCGCCGACCCTCGCCATAAGCTACCTAAAACCTACTGGGTACAAGTTGAAGGCGAGCTTGACGTAGATGCGCTGGACGAGCTCAGGCGCGGCGTGCAGCTAAAAGACGGTTTAACTAAGCCGGCACAAGCAAAATTAATAGCCCCCCCCAGCTTGTGGGACAGAACGCCACCAGTGAGATACCGCAAAGCCATTCCCGATAGCTGGCTAGAACTCACGATAACGGAGGGGAAAAACCGTCAAGTTCGCAGAATGACCGCAGCGGTTGGCCACCCGACCCTTCGCTTGGTTCGCGTGGCAATCGGCCCCTGGCAACTCGGCGACATGCAGCCAGGTGATCAACGTTTTGAATCGGTACCATTAAGCGGCGAAAACACCAACCTACAAAACCGCCCTCACAAGAAAGCCACCACAAGAAAACGCACGGGCAAAACCCGGAGCCATAAACATGGATAA
- the icd gene encoding NADP-dependent isocitrate dehydrogenase — MGYQHIEIPADGAKITVNADFSLNVPDRPIIPFIEGDGIGVDITPVMRKVTDAAIKKAYGGKKSIAWMEVYCGEKAAAKYSGDWFPSETLDAIREYVVGIKGPLTTPVGGGFRSLNVALRQEMDLYVCQRPVRWFKGVPSPVKDPGKVDMVIFRENAEDIYAGIEWKANSPEAKKVIDFLQNEMGVKKFRFTENLGIGIKPVSEQGTKRLVRKAIQYAVDQNLPSVTLVHKGNIMKFTEGAFCDWGYELAREEFGATPLDGGPWHAFKHPKTGAQIVIKDVIADAMLQQVLLRPSEYDVIATLNLNGDYLSDALAAQVGGIGIAPGANNSDAVALFEATHGTAPKYAGQDKVNPGSLILSAEMMLRHLGWFEAADLIIKGVEEAIAAKTVTYDFERLMDDATLLSCSAFGDAIIAKIGA, encoded by the coding sequence ATGGGTTACCAACACATAGAAATACCTGCAGATGGCGCCAAAATTACCGTCAATGCTGACTTTTCACTAAATGTGCCCGATCGTCCAATCATTCCTTTTATCGAAGGTGATGGTATCGGCGTAGACATCACCCCCGTGATGCGCAAGGTTACTGACGCGGCGATAAAGAAGGCCTATGGCGGCAAAAAATCCATTGCTTGGATGGAGGTTTACTGTGGTGAGAAGGCCGCTGCAAAATATAGTGGCGACTGGTTCCCGTCTGAAACCTTAGATGCCATTCGCGAGTACGTGGTTGGCATTAAGGGCCCTTTGACGACGCCAGTGGGTGGCGGTTTTCGCTCGCTGAATGTGGCTTTACGTCAGGAAATGGATCTCTATGTGTGTCAGCGGCCGGTGCGCTGGTTCAAAGGTGTGCCGTCACCGGTTAAAGACCCAGGCAAAGTGGATATGGTCATTTTTCGCGAGAATGCGGAAGATATTTATGCTGGCATTGAGTGGAAAGCTAACTCTCCCGAAGCTAAAAAAGTGATCGACTTTTTGCAAAATGAGATGGGGGTCAAGAAGTTTCGTTTTACCGAGAACCTAGGTATCGGCATAAAGCCAGTGTCAGAGCAAGGCACTAAACGCTTGGTGCGCAAAGCCATTCAGTATGCCGTCGATCAAAACTTGCCTTCCGTGACCTTGGTTCACAAGGGCAATATCATGAAATTCACTGAGGGTGCATTTTGCGACTGGGGTTATGAGTTGGCGCGCGAAGAATTTGGCGCCACACCGCTGGATGGCGGGCCTTGGCATGCGTTTAAGCACCCCAAGACCGGTGCGCAAATTGTTATTAAAGACGTTATTGCCGATGCCATGCTACAGCAGGTGTTGTTGCGGCCGTCTGAGTACGATGTTATCGCTACTTTGAATCTCAACGGCGATTATCTATCAGATGCGCTTGCAGCCCAGGTGGGTGGCATCGGTATCGCGCCAGGTGCCAACAATTCAGATGCGGTAGCACTGTTTGAGGCGACCCATGGCACGGCGCCAAAATACGCGGGACAAGACAAGGTCAATCCTGGCTCATTAATTCTATCTGCAGAAATGATGCTAAGGCACCTCGGCTGGTTTGAAGCGGCGGATTTGATTATTAAAGGGGTGGAAGAGGCTATTGCGGCTAAAACAGTGACCTATGACTTTGAGCGGCTGATGGATGACGCGACCTTGCTGTCATGCTCGGCATTTGGCGATGCCATTATTGCGAAGATTGGCGCCTAA
- the cspD gene encoding cold shock domain-containing protein CspD, whose protein sequence is MPTGTVKWFNNAKGYGFILPDQGGEDLFAHYSAIEMDGYKTLKAGQAVKFDIVEGDKGLHATNIQANDNAKSNERPELKVVAS, encoded by the coding sequence ATGCCTACCGGTACTGTTAAATGGTTTAACAACGCAAAAGGTTACGGCTTTATCCTGCCCGACCAAGGCGGTGAAGACCTATTCGCGCATTACTCAGCAATTGAGATGGATGGCTATAAAACCCTGAAAGCGGGTCAGGCTGTGAAATTTGATATCGTTGAGGGCGATAAAGGCTTGCACGCAACCAATATTCAAGCCAATGACAACGCAAAAAGTAATGAGCGCCCTGAATTAAAGGTCGTTGCCAGTTAA
- the clpS gene encoding ATP-dependent Clp protease adapter ClpS, giving the protein MGNFKYLQLTLNSAHDEGEEDSEHGTGVAVKESKPALKRPSMYKVVLLNDDYTPMDFVVDVLEGFFSMNREQAVKVMLQVHNQGKGVCGIFTRDIAETKAAQVNQYARESQHPLLCEIEAAGEGDEA; this is encoded by the coding sequence ATGGGAAATTTCAAATATCTTCAGCTAACATTAAATAGCGCACACGATGAAGGAGAGGAAGATTCTGAACACGGCACGGGTGTTGCTGTCAAAGAGTCTAAGCCCGCGCTGAAACGGCCATCGATGTATAAGGTGGTATTGTTGAATGACGATTACACGCCTATGGATTTTGTGGTCGACGTGCTGGAAGGCTTTTTTTCCATGAACCGGGAGCAGGCGGTGAAAGTGATGCTTCAGGTTCATAATCAGGGAAAAGGCGTGTGCGGCATCTTCACGCGTGATATCGCTGAAACAAAGGCGGCACAAGTGAATCAGTATGCAAGAGAGAGTCAGCATCCGCTCTTATGCGAAATAGAGGCGGCTGGTGAAGGTGACGAAGCTTAG
- the clpA gene encoding ATP-dependent Clp protease ATP-binding subunit ClpA, producing the protein MLSKDLEVTLNLAFKGARSKRHEFMTVEHLLLALLDNESAATVLRACGSDINKLRKELIEFVDSTTPLIPENDPERETQPTLGFQRVLQRAVFHVQSSGKKEVTGANVLVAIFSEQESQAVYYLKQQSIARIDVVNYITHGISKVSGHSGHAAQEPNSDVSDDDATVDGNTAQSPLDSYTTNLNEMAANGKIDPLVGRVDEVERVAQILARRRKNNPLLVGESGVGKTAIAEGLAKKIVDGEVPETLMDAVVYSLDLGSLLAGTKYRGDFEKRFKGLLADLRKQDKAILFIDEIHTIIGAGAASGGVMDASNLLKPLLTSGEMRCIGSTTFQEYRGIFEKDRALSRRFQKIDVNEPSVDDTYHILKGLKSRFEKHHGLKYTDTALRAAAELAGRYINDRFMPDKAIDVIDEAGAFQQLQPPHKRKKQIGVPDIEAMVAKIARIPAKSVSSNDKEQLRTLEEQLRMVVFGQDQAVGTVSTAIKLSRAGLGSIDKPIGSFLLAGPTGVGKTEICRQLAKIMGIELLRFDMSEYMERHTVSRLIGAPPGYVGFDQGGLLTDAVTKHPHSVVLLDEIEKAHPEVFNLLLQVMDHGTLTDNNGRKADFRNVILVMTTNAGAHVLSQRSIGFTKQDNSTDGMEEIKKAFTPEFRNRLDAVVQFAPLTLEVIKTVVDKFLVQLQVQLDDKRVHLAVSDAAREWLAVNGYDEKMGARPMARLIQEKIKKPLAEMVLFGELADGGGTVTVDVENDELMVSTEHEIEAAMS; encoded by the coding sequence ATGTTAAGCAAAGACTTAGAAGTTACCTTAAACTTGGCATTTAAAGGCGCCAGGTCCAAACGACACGAATTTATGACGGTCGAACATTTATTGTTGGCCCTGCTCGATAACGAATCAGCGGCGACTGTGTTGCGCGCCTGTGGCTCCGATATTAACAAGCTACGGAAAGAGTTGATCGAGTTTGTCGACTCCACCACACCGCTTATTCCCGAAAATGATCCCGAGCGAGAGACTCAGCCAACGCTAGGCTTTCAGCGTGTTCTGCAGCGCGCCGTATTCCATGTGCAATCCTCGGGGAAAAAAGAGGTTACAGGCGCCAATGTACTGGTAGCGATCTTTAGCGAGCAGGAGAGTCAGGCTGTTTATTACTTAAAGCAGCAATCCATTGCCCGCATTGATGTTGTTAACTATATCACTCACGGCATCTCCAAAGTTTCAGGGCACTCTGGGCATGCGGCCCAAGAGCCCAATTCAGATGTTAGTGATGATGACGCTACCGTCGATGGCAACACTGCGCAGAGCCCACTGGATAGCTATACCACCAACCTTAACGAAATGGCCGCGAATGGAAAAATAGATCCTCTCGTAGGGCGCGTCGACGAGGTGGAGCGGGTTGCTCAAATTCTTGCCAGAAGGCGTAAAAATAACCCACTGCTGGTGGGCGAGTCCGGTGTTGGTAAAACGGCAATAGCGGAAGGTTTAGCGAAAAAAATTGTTGATGGCGAAGTGCCCGAAACACTCATGGATGCTGTGGTCTACTCACTTGACTTAGGTTCACTGCTAGCGGGTACGAAATACCGCGGTGATTTCGAGAAGCGCTTTAAAGGCCTCTTAGCCGACTTGCGCAAGCAAGATAAAGCCATTTTATTCATCGACGAAATTCACACCATTATCGGTGCCGGTGCGGCGTCCGGTGGGGTAATGGATGCCTCAAACTTGTTGAAGCCTTTATTGACCTCCGGCGAAATGCGTTGCATTGGTTCAACCACTTTCCAGGAGTATCGGGGTATTTTTGAAAAGGATCGGGCCCTATCGCGCCGGTTCCAAAAAATCGATGTTAACGAGCCGTCGGTCGATGATACCTACCACATCCTAAAAGGCTTGAAGAGCCGCTTCGAAAAGCATCACGGCTTGAAATATACGGATACAGCGCTGCGTGCGGCGGCAGAATTAGCCGGTCGTTATATCAACGATCGATTCATGCCCGATAAAGCCATCGACGTGATCGACGAGGCGGGGGCATTTCAGCAGCTACAGCCTCCGCACAAACGCAAAAAGCAGATTGGCGTTCCCGATATCGAGGCCATGGTTGCAAAAATTGCCCGTATTCCGGCGAAAAGTGTTTCGAGTAACGATAAAGAACAGCTGAGAACCCTCGAAGAACAGTTGCGCATGGTGGTGTTCGGTCAAGATCAAGCGGTCGGCACTGTATCTACGGCGATAAAGTTGTCTCGTGCTGGCCTAGGATCAATCGACAAACCCATTGGCTCTTTCCTATTGGCTGGCCCTACGGGTGTGGGTAAAACAGAAATTTGCCGTCAGTTGGCCAAGATTATGGGCATTGAGCTTTTGCGCTTTGATATGTCTGAATATATGGAACGCCATACGGTATCGCGCTTGATAGGTGCGCCGCCTGGCTACGTAGGTTTTGATCAAGGTGGTTTGTTAACGGATGCCGTAACCAAACACCCACACAGCGTTGTACTGTTGGATGAAATCGAAAAAGCGCATCCTGAGGTCTTTAATCTGTTACTTCAAGTGATGGATCACGGAACGCTAACCGACAATAACGGCCGTAAAGCGGATTTTAGAAATGTCATTTTAGTGATGACCACCAATGCGGGTGCACATGTGCTAAGCCAGCGCTCAATTGGGTTTACTAAGCAAGATAACTCTACTGATGGGATGGAGGAAATTAAGAAAGCCTTCACCCCAGAGTTTAGAAATCGACTAGATGCCGTGGTTCAATTTGCGCCGCTAACGCTTGAAGTTATCAAGACAGTCGTGGACAAATTTTTGGTGCAGCTACAAGTACAACTCGATGACAAGCGCGTGCACTTGGCCGTATCTGATGCGGCGCGGGAGTGGCTTGCGGTTAATGGCTACGATGAAAAAATGGGCGCTCGCCCGATGGCGCGTTTGATTCAGGAAAAAATCAAGAAGCCACTGGCTGAGATGGTACTCTTCGGCGAGCTGGCAGATGGCGGCGGAACTGTGACGGTGGATGTGGAAAACGACGAGCTAATGGTGAGCACCGAGCATGAAATTGAAGCTGCTATGTCTTAA